In Xanthomonas sp. SI, the following are encoded in one genomic region:
- a CDS encoding glutamate-5-semialdehyde dehydrogenase, giving the protein MSTIRIQALQCRDAAQALAQLSSAAKQALLEAMAAALEADAETILAANARDLEAARAKDVGSAMLDRLALDGKRLAGVVAALREVAALPDPVGQVTRDDVRPNGIRVQKVRVPLGVIAMIYEARPNVTADAAALCIKAGNGVILRGGSEAIHSNTAIAAALRRALREAGIGEDALTLVEDLRRETMLELLQLNDIVDLAIPRGGEGLIRFVAEHARVPVIKHYKGVCHLFVDASADLALAVKLLVDGKTTRPAACNSLETLLVHADVAERFLPLAAQALQQRGVALRGDDASRDLLPDIDAASDADYAAEFLDLILAIRVVPDLDAAIAHIRHYGSDHTEVIATADAANAEAFVQALRAAVVMVNASSRFSDGGELGLGAEIGISTTRLHAYGPMGLEALTVERFVVRGAGQVRH; this is encoded by the coding sequence ATGAGCACGATCCGAATCCAAGCCCTGCAATGCCGCGACGCCGCGCAGGCGTTGGCGCAGTTGTCCTCGGCGGCCAAGCAGGCCTTGCTGGAGGCGATGGCGGCCGCGTTGGAAGCGGATGCGGAGACGATCCTCGCCGCCAATGCGCGCGACCTGGAGGCGGCGCGGGCCAAGGACGTCGGCAGTGCGATGCTCGATCGGCTGGCGTTGGACGGCAAGCGCCTGGCCGGCGTCGTTGCGGCGCTGCGCGAAGTGGCGGCGCTGCCCGATCCGGTCGGTCAGGTCACCCGCGACGACGTGCGCCCGAACGGCATCCGCGTGCAGAAGGTGCGGGTGCCGCTTGGCGTGATCGCGATGATCTACGAGGCGCGCCCGAACGTCACTGCCGATGCCGCGGCGCTGTGCATCAAGGCCGGCAATGGCGTGATCCTGCGCGGCGGCTCCGAGGCGATCCATTCCAACACCGCGATCGCCGCCGCGCTGCGGCGCGCGTTGCGCGAAGCCGGGATCGGCGAGGACGCGCTGACCCTGGTCGAGGACCTGCGCCGAGAGACCATGCTGGAACTGCTGCAGCTCAACGACATCGTCGACCTGGCGATCCCGCGCGGCGGCGAGGGCCTGATCCGCTTCGTCGCCGAGCACGCGCGGGTGCCGGTGATCAAGCACTACAAGGGCGTGTGCCACCTGTTCGTGGACGCCTCGGCGGACCTGGCGCTGGCGGTGAAGCTGCTGGTGGACGGCAAGACCACGCGCCCGGCCGCGTGCAATTCGCTGGAGACGCTGCTGGTGCACGCCGACGTCGCTGAGCGCTTCCTGCCGCTGGCGGCGCAGGCGCTGCAGCAGCGCGGCGTGGCCCTGCGCGGCGACGACGCCAGCCGCGACCTGCTGCCGGACATCGACGCGGCCAGCGATGCCGACTACGCCGCCGAATTCCTCGACCTGATCCTGGCGATCCGCGTGGTGCCGGACCTGGACGCGGCGATCGCGCATATCCGCCACTACGGCTCGGACCACACCGAAGTCATCGCCACCGCCGATGCGGCCAACGCCGAGGCGTTCGTGCAGGCGCTGCGCGCGGCGGTGGTGATGGTCAACGCCTCCTCGCGCTTTTCCGACGGCGGCGAACTCGGCCTGGGCGCGGAGATCGGCATCTCCACCACGCGCCTGCACGCCTACGGCCCGATGGGCCTGGAAGCGCTGACCGTGGAGCGCTTCGTGGTGCGCGGCGCGGGGCAGGTGCGGCACTGA
- the proB gene encoding glutamate 5-kinase, producing the protein MNVVTAGASAFVEQALPPWRRAVLKVGSSLLAADGGGGLSPRYALGLAQFVSANLAVGRELVIVSSGAVAAGRAILPRAAEAGAAIAARQALAALGQAQLIALWQRFFERPVAQVLLTHDDLRNRRRYLNARATLGELLRLGALPVVNENDTVSVDELKLGDNDNLAAIVAALVDADALFIATDIDGLYTADPRSDPRAQPLDDVPELTAAVLAMAGGSASSVGTGGMRTKLEAAAKAGAAGIETYLFNGRSAEVVRGLAQDRLRGTRIHPARTRIAARKYWLRQVPVEPGAILVDAGAAAALADKGASLLPGGVAGAEGDFRRGDMVEVRLSDGAGERCLARGVSQYSAADVRRIARRHSRDIESILGYSYGENVIHRDDLVVIRDSGLGTRDSV; encoded by the coding sequence ATGAATGTCGTGACCGCTGGCGCATCTGCGTTCGTCGAGCAGGCGTTGCCGCCGTGGCGGCGCGCGGTGCTCAAGGTCGGCAGCAGCCTGCTCGCCGCCGATGGCGGCGGCGGGCTGTCGCCGCGCTACGCGCTGGGGCTGGCGCAGTTCGTCTCGGCCAATCTGGCGGTCGGGCGCGAACTGGTGATCGTGTCCTCCGGCGCGGTCGCCGCCGGCCGCGCGATCCTGCCGCGGGCCGCCGAGGCAGGCGCGGCGATCGCCGCGCGACAAGCGCTGGCCGCACTCGGCCAGGCGCAGTTGATCGCGCTGTGGCAGCGCTTCTTCGAGCGCCCGGTGGCGCAGGTGCTGCTGACCCACGACGACCTGCGCAACCGCCGCCGCTACCTCAACGCGCGCGCCACCCTGGGCGAGCTGTTGCGGCTGGGCGCGCTGCCGGTGGTCAACGAGAACGACACCGTGTCGGTGGACGAGCTCAAGCTCGGCGACAACGATAATCTCGCGGCGATCGTCGCCGCGCTGGTCGATGCCGACGCGCTGTTCATCGCCACCGACATCGACGGCCTGTACACCGCCGATCCGCGCAGCGACCCGCGTGCGCAGCCGCTGGACGACGTCCCCGAGCTGACCGCGGCGGTGCTGGCGATGGCCGGCGGCAGCGCCAGCAGCGTCGGCACCGGCGGCATGCGCACCAAGCTGGAGGCGGCAGCCAAGGCCGGCGCCGCCGGCATCGAGACCTACCTGTTCAACGGCCGCAGCGCCGAGGTGGTGCGCGGCCTGGCCCAGGACCGCCTGCGCGGCACCCGCATCCATCCCGCGCGCACCCGCATCGCCGCACGCAAGTACTGGCTGCGCCAGGTGCCGGTGGAACCCGGCGCGATCCTGGTCGACGCCGGCGCCGCCGCCGCGCTGGCCGACAAGGGCGCCTCGCTGCTGCCCGGCGGCGTGGCCGGTGCCGAAGGCGACTTCCGCCGCGGCGACATGGTCGAGGTGCGCCTGAGCGACGGCGCCGGCGAGCGCTGCCTGGCGCGCGGCGTCAGCCAGTACTCCGCCGCCGACGTGCGCCGCATCGCCCGCCGCCACTCGCGCGACATCGAATCGATCCTGGGGTATAGCTATGGAGAGAATGTGATTCACCGCGACGATCTGGTGGTGATTCGGGACTCGGGACTCGGGACCCGGGACTCGGTGTAA
- a CDS encoding acetylglutamate kinase: MHANKQTRQTIVRLLSSMASAKEISQYLKRFSQLDAKRFAVVKVGGAVLRDDLEALTSSLSFLQEVGLTPIVLHGAGPQLDAELSAAGIEKQTVNGLRVTSPEALAIVRKVFQASNLKLVEALQQNGARATSITGGVFEAQYLDRDTYGLVGEVKAVNLAPIEASLQAGSIPVITSLGETPSGQILNINADFAANELVQELQPYKIIFLTGTGGLLDEEGRVIDSINLSTEYAHLMQQPWINGGMRVKIEQIKDLLDRLPLESSVSITRPADLAKELFTHKGSGTLVRRGEKVLRATAWSELDTQRLKSLIESSFGRTLVPDYFDKTRLLRAYVSENYRAAVILTNEDGYTYLDKFAVLDDAQGEGLGRAVWNVMREETPQLFWRSRHNNQVNIFYYAESDGCFKQEKWKVFWYGLENFEQIQHCVAHCATRKPTLLG; this comes from the coding sequence ATGCACGCCAACAAGCAAACCCGCCAGACCATCGTCCGCCTGCTCTCGAGCATGGCCAGCGCCAAGGAGATCAGCCAGTACCTCAAGCGCTTTTCGCAGCTGGACGCCAAGCGCTTCGCCGTGGTCAAGGTCGGCGGCGCGGTGCTGCGCGACGATCTGGAGGCGCTGACCTCGTCGCTGTCGTTCCTGCAGGAAGTCGGGCTGACCCCGATCGTGCTGCACGGTGCCGGCCCGCAGCTGGATGCGGAGCTGTCGGCCGCCGGTATCGAGAAGCAGACCGTCAACGGCCTGCGGGTGACCTCGCCGGAAGCGCTGGCGATCGTGCGCAAGGTGTTCCAGGCCTCCAATCTCAAGCTGGTCGAAGCGCTGCAGCAGAACGGCGCGCGCGCTACCTCGATCACCGGCGGGGTGTTCGAGGCGCAGTATCTGGACCGAGACACCTATGGCCTGGTCGGCGAGGTCAAGGCGGTGAACCTGGCGCCGATCGAGGCCAGCCTACAGGCCGGCTCGATCCCGGTGATCACCAGCCTGGGCGAAACTCCGAGCGGGCAGATCCTCAACATCAACGCCGATTTCGCCGCCAACGAACTGGTGCAGGAACTGCAGCCGTACAAGATCATCTTCCTCACCGGCACCGGCGGGCTGCTCGACGAGGAGGGCAGGGTGATCGATTCGATCAACCTGTCCACCGAGTATGCGCATCTGATGCAGCAGCCGTGGATCAACGGCGGCATGCGGGTCAAGATCGAGCAGATCAAGGATCTGCTGGACCGCCTGCCGCTGGAATCGTCGGTGTCGATCACGCGCCCGGCCGATCTGGCCAAGGAACTGTTCACCCACAAGGGTTCGGGCACGCTGGTGCGGCGCGGCGAGAAGGTGCTGCGCGCCACGGCGTGGAGCGAGCTGGACACGCAGCGGCTGAAGTCGCTGATCGAATCCAGCTTCGGCCGCACCCTGGTGCCGGACTATTTCGACAAGACCCGGCTGCTGCGCGCCTATGTCAGCGAAAACTACCGCGCCGCGGTGATCCTGACCAACGAGGATGGCTACACCTACCTGGACAAGTTCGCGGTGCTCGACGACGCGCAGGGCGAAGGCCTGGGCCGCGCGGTGTGGAACGTGATGCGCGAGGAGACCCCGCAGCTGTTCTGGCGCTCGCGCCACAACAACCAGGTCAACATCTTCTACTACGCCGAATCCGACGGCTGCTTCAAGCAGGAGAAGTGGAAGGTGTTCTGGTACGGGCTGGAGAACTTCGAGCAGATCCAGCACTGCGTGGCGCATTGCGCCACGCGCAAGCCGACCCTGCTGGGCTGA
- a CDS encoding GNAT family N-acetyltransferase: MEPMHQLRISTDKQELDLPLIHRFLSEQAYWCLGIPLDTVQRAIAGSLCFGGYVEGDGQVAFARVISDFATFAYLADVFVLDAYRGRGYGKQLVAAVMAHPQLQGLRRFMLATSDAHALYARHGFAAPARPQSLMEIAHPDLYRTSTTVA; the protein is encoded by the coding sequence ATGGAACCCATGCACCAACTGCGTATCAGCACCGACAAGCAGGAACTGGATCTGCCGCTGATCCATCGTTTCCTCAGCGAACAGGCCTATTGGTGCCTGGGCATCCCGCTGGACACGGTGCAGCGGGCGATCGCCGGTTCGCTGTGCTTCGGCGGCTACGTCGAGGGCGACGGGCAGGTGGCGTTCGCGCGGGTGATCTCCGATTTCGCCACGTTCGCCTATCTGGCCGACGTGTTCGTGCTCGACGCGTATCGCGGCCGCGGCTACGGCAAGCAACTGGTCGCCGCAGTGATGGCGCACCCGCAGCTGCAGGGCCTGCGCCGCTTCATGCTCGCGACCTCCGACGCGCATGCGCTGTACGCCCGGCACGGCTTCGCCGCGCCAGCGCGTCCGCAGTCGCTGATGGAAATCGCCCATCCCGACCTCTACCGCACCAGCACCACGGTTGCCTGA
- a CDS encoding GNAT family protein → MSLDLLPALWRAVPTLQGRHASLEPLQHAHADALRAALHGSGLERLWYTSVPAPDQVDGYVAAALDAQAQGRVLPFAVRDAAGAVVGSTRFYGLDAEVPTLLIGYTWYAPRVQRSGVNTEVKRMLLQYAFETLQCISVGFETSWFNHTSRAAIARLGAKQDGVLRNHKRHADGTPRDTVVFSIIDTEWAGVKRHLQFRLDSHT, encoded by the coding sequence ATGAGCCTGGATCTGCTGCCTGCGCTGTGGCGCGCCGTGCCGACCCTGCAGGGCCGGCATGCATCGCTGGAGCCGTTGCAGCATGCGCATGCCGACGCCTTGCGCGCGGCGCTGCACGGCAGCGGCCTGGAGCGGCTGTGGTACACCAGCGTGCCGGCGCCGGACCAGGTCGATGGCTATGTGGCCGCGGCGCTGGACGCGCAGGCGCAGGGCCGCGTGCTGCCGTTCGCGGTGCGCGATGCGGCCGGCGCGGTCGTCGGCAGCACCCGCTTCTACGGCCTGGACGCCGAGGTGCCGACGCTGCTGATCGGCTACACCTGGTATGCGCCGCGCGTGCAGCGCAGCGGGGTCAATACCGAGGTCAAGCGCATGCTGCTGCAGTACGCGTTCGAGACCTTGCAGTGCATCAGCGTCGGCTTCGAAACCAGTTGGTTCAACCACACCTCGCGCGCCGCCATCGCCCGGCTCGGCGCCAAGCAGGACGGCGTGCTGCGCAACCACAAGCGCCACGCCGACGGCACGCCGCGCGATACCGTGGTGTTCTCCATCATCGATACGGAATGGGCCGGGGTGAAACGCCACCTGCAGTTCCGCCTGGACTCGCATACATGA
- a CDS encoding N-acetylornithine carbamoyltransferase, producing the protein MSLKHFLNTQDWSRAELDALLTQAALFKRNKLGSELKGKSIALVFFNPSMRTRTSFELGAFQLGGHAVVLQPGKDAWPIEFDLGTVMDGDTEEHIAEVARVLGRYVDLIGVRAFPKFVDWSKDREDQVLKSFAKYSPVPVINMETITHPCQELAHALALQEHFGTQDLRGKKYVLTWTYHPKPLNTAVANSALTIATRLGMDVTLLCPTPDYVLDQRYMDWAAQNVAESGGSLQVSHDIDSAYAGADVVYAKSWGALPFFGNWGPEKPIRDQYQHFIVDERKMALTNNGVFSHCLPLRRNVKATDAVMDSPNCIAIDEAENRLHVQKAIMAALAGQGRRDS; encoded by the coding sequence ATGTCTCTGAAGCACTTCTTGAACACCCAGGACTGGAGCCGGGCCGAGCTGGACGCGCTGTTGACCCAGGCCGCGCTGTTCAAGCGCAACAAGCTGGGCAGCGAGCTGAAGGGCAAGTCGATCGCGCTGGTGTTCTTCAACCCTTCGATGCGCACCCGCACCAGTTTCGAGTTGGGCGCGTTCCAGCTGGGCGGGCATGCGGTGGTGCTGCAGCCGGGCAAGGACGCGTGGCCGATCGAGTTCGACCTGGGCACGGTGATGGACGGCGACACCGAGGAGCACATCGCCGAGGTGGCGCGGGTGCTCGGCCGCTACGTCGACCTGATCGGGGTGCGCGCGTTCCCGAAGTTCGTGGACTGGTCCAAGGACCGCGAGGACCAGGTGCTGAAGAGCTTCGCAAAATACTCGCCGGTGCCGGTGATCAACATGGAGACCATCACCCATCCGTGCCAGGAGCTGGCGCACGCGCTGGCGCTGCAGGAGCATTTCGGCACCCAGGACCTGCGCGGCAAGAAGTACGTGCTGACCTGGACCTACCACCCCAAGCCGCTGAACACCGCGGTGGCCAATTCGGCGCTGACCATTGCCACCCGCTTGGGGATGGACGTGACCCTGCTGTGCCCGACCCCGGACTACGTGCTGGACCAGCGCTACATGGACTGGGCGGCGCAGAACGTGGCCGAGAGCGGCGGCTCGCTGCAGGTCAGCCACGACATCGACAGCGCCTACGCCGGCGCCGACGTGGTCTACGCCAAGAGCTGGGGCGCGCTGCCGTTCTTCGGCAACTGGGGCCCGGAGAAGCCGATCCGCGACCAGTACCAGCACTTCATCGTCGACGAGCGCAAGATGGCGCTGACCAACAACGGCGTGTTCTCGCACTGCCTGCCGCTGCGCCGCAACGTCAAGGCCACCGACGCGGTGATGGATTCGCCGAACTGCATCGCCATCGACGAAGCCGAGAACCGGCTGCATGTGCAGAAGGCGATCATGGCGGCCCTGGCGGGCCAGGGCCGCCGGGATTCGTGA
- a CDS encoding acetylornithine deacetylase, translating to MTDLLEPTLAHLQQLVSFDTRNPPRAIGTDGIFDYLRAQLPGFQVEVIDHGAGAVSLYAVRGTPRYLFNVHLDTVPDSPHWSADPHRMRRTEDRVIGLGVCDIKGAAAALVAAANAGDGDAAFLFSSDEEANDPRCIAAFLERRIPYEAVLVAEPTMSEAVLAHRGISSVLMRFAGRAGHASGKQDPSASALHQALRWGGKALDHVESLAHARFGGLTGLRFNIGRVEGGIKANMIAPAAELRFGFRPLPSMDVDALLATFAGFADPAAAHFEETFRGPSLPSGDIAHAEDKRLAARDVADALHLPIGNAVDFWTEASLFSAGGYTALVYGPGDIAQAHTADEFVTLQQLQRYATSVDRIINGVR from the coding sequence ATGACCGATCTGCTCGAACCCACCCTCGCGCACCTGCAGCAGCTGGTGTCCTTCGACACCCGCAATCCGCCGCGCGCGATCGGCACCGATGGCATCTTCGATTACCTGCGTGCGCAGCTGCCCGGATTCCAGGTCGAGGTGATCGATCACGGCGCCGGCGCGGTCAGCCTGTACGCGGTGCGCGGCACGCCCCGGTACCTGTTCAACGTGCACCTGGACACAGTGCCGGATTCGCCGCACTGGAGCGCCGACCCGCATCGCATGCGCCGCACCGAGGACCGCGTGATCGGCCTGGGCGTGTGCGACATCAAGGGCGCGGCCGCGGCGCTGGTGGCGGCGGCCAATGCCGGCGATGGCGATGCCGCGTTCCTGTTCTCCAGCGACGAGGAAGCCAACGATCCGCGCTGCATCGCCGCGTTCCTGGAGCGCCGCATTCCCTACGAGGCGGTGTTGGTGGCCGAGCCGACGATGAGCGAGGCGGTACTGGCGCATCGCGGCATCAGTTCGGTGCTGATGCGCTTCGCCGGCCGCGCCGGGCATGCGTCGGGCAAGCAGGATCCGTCGGCCAGCGCGCTGCACCAGGCGCTGCGCTGGGGCGGCAAGGCGCTGGACCATGTCGAGTCGCTGGCGCATGCGCGCTTCGGCGGCCTGACCGGCTTGCGCTTCAACATCGGCCGGGTCGAGGGCGGCATCAAGGCCAACATGATCGCGCCGGCCGCAGAGTTGCGGTTCGGTTTCCGGCCGCTGCCGTCGATGGACGTGGACGCGCTGCTGGCGACCTTCGCCGGTTTCGCCGATCCGGCCGCCGCGCACTTCGAGGAGACCTTCCGCGGGCCGAGCCTGCCGTCGGGGGATATCGCGCACGCCGAGGACAAGCGCCTGGCCGCGCGCGACGTCGCCGATGCGCTGCACCTGCCGATCGGCAATGCGGTGGACTTCTGGACCGAGGCCTCGCTGTTCTCGGCCGGCGGCTACACCGCGCTGGTCTACGGCCCGGGCGACATCGCCCAGGCGCACACCGCCGACGAGTTCGTGACGCTGCAGCAGTTGCAGCGCTACGCGACCTCGGTGGACCGCATCATCAACGGCGTGCGCTAA
- the argC gene encoding N-acetyl-gamma-glutamyl-phosphate reductase, translated as MTSNTHGVGIVGARGHTGAELIKLVAAHPQLHLAFVSSRELAGQRVAEHSAGYHGELRYENLDAEAVAAKRADAVVLALPNGKAAPYVAALDAVAAETIVVDLSADYRFDSSWYYGLPELTRGRYAGQKRISNPGCYATAMQLAIAPLLDQLAGPPQCFGVSGYSGAGTTPSDKNNPELLRDNLMPYALTDHMHEREVSTQLGVPVEFMPHVAPHFRGITMTVNLWLQQPLALDAIQRRYRERYAGEPLIEVLDEAPWVSRIAGKHGVQIGGFTLAPGNKRLVVVATLDNLLKGAATQAMQNLNLALGLDELTAIPVVGRTQ; from the coding sequence ATGACTTCCAACACCCATGGCGTCGGCATCGTCGGCGCACGCGGCCACACCGGCGCCGAACTGATCAAGCTGGTCGCCGCGCATCCGCAGCTGCACCTGGCCTTCGTGTCCTCGCGCGAGCTGGCCGGCCAACGCGTGGCCGAGCACAGCGCGGGGTATCACGGCGAGCTGCGATACGAAAATCTGGACGCCGAGGCGGTGGCGGCCAAGCGCGCCGATGCGGTGGTGCTGGCACTGCCCAACGGCAAGGCCGCGCCCTACGTGGCGGCGCTGGACGCGGTGGCGGCCGAAACCATCGTCGTCGATCTGTCGGCGGACTACCGCTTCGATTCCAGCTGGTATTACGGCCTGCCGGAACTGACCCGCGGCCGTTATGCCGGGCAGAAGCGGATCAGCAATCCCGGCTGCTACGCCACCGCGATGCAGCTGGCGATCGCGCCGCTGCTCGACCAGTTGGCCGGCCCACCGCAGTGCTTCGGCGTGTCCGGCTATTCCGGCGCCGGCACCACGCCGTCGGACAAGAACAACCCCGAGCTGCTGCGCGACAACCTGATGCCGTACGCGCTGACCGACCACATGCACGAGCGCGAAGTGTCCACGCAACTGGGCGTGCCGGTGGAGTTCATGCCGCACGTGGCGCCGCATTTCCGCGGCATCACCATGACCGTGAACCTGTGGCTGCAGCAACCGCTGGCGCTGGACGCGATCCAGCGCCGCTACCGCGAGCGTTACGCCGGCGAACCGCTGATCGAGGTGCTCGACGAGGCGCCTTGGGTCAGCCGCATCGCCGGCAAGCACGGCGTGCAGATCGGCGGCTTCACCCTGGCCCCGGGCAACAAGCGCCTGGTGGTGGTGGCGACCCTGGACAACTTGCTCAAGGGCGCAGCGACCCAGGCGATGCAGAACCTCAACCTGGCGCTGGGCTTGGACGAACTGACCGCGATTCCGGTGGTGGGGCGGACCCAATGA
- a CDS encoding argininosuccinate synthase, translating into MSQQTASTNPESPIPTPGTKDIVLAFSGGLDTSFCIPYLQAKGYAVHTVFADTGGVDDEERDFIEKRAAELGAASHVTVDGGPAIWNGFVKPFVWAGEGYQGQYPLLVSDRYLIVDAALKRADELGTRIIAHGCTGMGNDQVRFDLAVKALGDYEIVAPIREIQKEHTQTRAYEQKYLEERGFGVRAKQKAYTINENLLGVTMSGGEIDCWEAPGEGTRGWCAPRSAWPIEPLTVTVKFEHGEAVAVDGKPLDGAKLLAKLNKLFAPYGVGRGMYTGDTVIGLKGRIVFEAPGLIALLAAHRALEDAVLTKQQNRFKPDVARKWVELVYEGFYHDPLKTDLEAFLDSSQAKVNGEVTLETRGGRVDAVAVKSPHLLNAKGATYAQSADWGVAEAEGFIKLFGMSSTLYAQVNR; encoded by the coding sequence ATGTCGCAGCAAACCGCTTCCACCAATCCCGAATCCCCAATCCCGACTCCCGGCACCAAGGACATCGTCCTGGCCTTCTCCGGCGGCCTGGACACCAGCTTCTGCATTCCCTATCTGCAGGCCAAGGGCTATGCCGTGCACACGGTGTTCGCCGATACCGGCGGGGTGGACGACGAGGAGCGCGACTTCATCGAGAAGCGTGCCGCCGAACTGGGCGCGGCCAGCCACGTCACCGTCGATGGCGGCCCGGCGATCTGGAACGGCTTCGTCAAGCCGTTCGTGTGGGCTGGCGAGGGCTACCAGGGCCAGTACCCGCTGCTGGTGTCCGACCGCTACCTGATCGTCGATGCCGCGCTCAAGCGCGCCGACGAGCTGGGCACCCGGATCATCGCGCACGGTTGCACCGGCATGGGCAACGACCAGGTGCGCTTCGACCTGGCGGTCAAGGCGCTGGGCGACTACGAGATCGTCGCCCCGATCCGCGAGATCCAGAAGGAGCACACCCAGACCCGCGCCTACGAGCAGAAGTATCTGGAAGAGCGCGGTTTCGGCGTGCGCGCCAAGCAGAAGGCGTACACGATCAACGAGAACCTGTTGGGCGTGACCATGTCCGGCGGCGAGATCGACTGTTGGGAAGCGCCGGGTGAGGGCACCCGCGGCTGGTGCGCGCCGCGCAGCGCGTGGCCGATCGAGCCGCTGACGGTGACGGTGAAGTTCGAGCACGGCGAAGCGGTGGCGGTGGACGGCAAGCCGCTGGACGGCGCCAAGCTGCTGGCCAAGCTCAACAAGCTGTTCGCCCCGTACGGCGTGGGCCGCGGCATGTACACCGGCGACACCGTGATCGGGCTGAAGGGCCGCATCGTGTTCGAGGCGCCGGGCCTGATCGCGCTGCTGGCCGCGCACCGCGCGCTGGAAGACGCGGTGCTGACCAAGCAGCAGAACCGCTTCAAGCCGGACGTTGCGCGCAAGTGGGTGGAGTTGGTCTACGAAGGCTTCTACCACGATCCCTTGAAGACCGACCTGGAGGCGTTCCTGGATTCCTCGCAGGCCAAGGTCAACGGCGAAGTGACGCTGGAAACCCGCGGCGGCCGCGTCGATGCGGTGGCGGTGAAGTCGCCGCACCTGCTCAATGCCAAGGGCGCGACCTACGCGCAGTCGGCGGACTGGGGCGTGGCCGAGGCGGAAGGCTTCATCAAGCTGTTCGGGATGAGCTCGACGCTGTACGCCCAGGTCAATCGCTGA
- the argH gene encoding argininosuccinate lyase, whose amino-acid sequence MTNLLWQKPGVAVDAKIQAFLAGDDVILDREFFLHDIAASGAHAEGLQRIGILSADELAGLQRELAILAEDFRSGAFVLDERFEDGHSAIEARLTERLGDAGRKIHTGRSRNDQILVATRLWLKERLAQLAQLSREIAKVALDRAQAEQALPLPGYTHIQRAVVSSAGMWWAGWTEAFIDDAIRAQDTLRLIDANPLGTAAGYGVNLKLDREHTTAALGFARMQISPIYAQLSRGKFEMAALEALGSATLDLRRLAWDLSLFTSGEFGFVALPAQYTTGSSIMPNKRNPDVIELMRATHASVAAARTEIEQLLSLPSGYHRDLQSSKGAIFHGFGRGLAALELLPALLANLEWREDRLRAAIDSGMYATDVAVEAALAGVPFREAYQAAAASAASAGQGRTPEGSLAARVSPGAAADLRLAELQARWDALAG is encoded by the coding sequence ATGACCAATCTCCTCTGGCAAAAGCCCGGCGTCGCCGTCGATGCCAAGATCCAGGCGTTCCTGGCTGGCGACGACGTGATCCTGGATCGCGAATTCTTCCTGCACGACATCGCCGCCAGCGGCGCGCATGCCGAAGGCCTGCAGCGCATCGGCATCCTGTCGGCCGACGAGCTGGCCGGGCTGCAGCGCGAACTGGCGATCCTGGCCGAGGATTTCCGCAGCGGCGCGTTCGTGCTCGACGAGCGCTTCGAAGACGGCCATTCGGCGATCGAGGCGCGGCTCACCGAGCGCCTGGGCGATGCCGGCCGCAAGATCCACACCGGGCGCAGCCGCAACGACCAGATCCTGGTCGCCACCCGACTGTGGCTGAAGGAACGGCTGGCGCAACTGGCGCAGCTGAGCCGCGAGATCGCCAAGGTCGCACTGGACCGCGCGCAGGCCGAGCAGGCGCTGCCTCTTCCGGGCTACACGCATATCCAGCGCGCCGTAGTGTCCTCGGCGGGGATGTGGTGGGCCGGCTGGACCGAGGCTTTCATCGACGATGCGATCCGCGCCCAGGACACGCTGCGTCTGATCGACGCCAACCCGCTCGGCACCGCTGCCGGCTACGGCGTCAATCTGAAACTCGACCGCGAGCACACCACCGCCGCGCTCGGCTTCGCGCGCATGCAGATCAGTCCGATCTACGCGCAGCTGTCGCGCGGCAAGTTCGAGATGGCCGCGCTGGAAGCGCTGGGCAGCGCGACCCTGGACCTGCGCCGGCTGGCCTGGGACCTGTCGCTGTTCACCAGCGGCGAGTTCGGCTTCGTCGCCTTGCCGGCGCAGTACACCACCGGCAGCTCGATCATGCCCAACAAGCGCAATCCGGACGTGATCGAACTGATGCGCGCGACCCACGCCAGCGTGGCCGCGGCGCGTACCGAGATCGAACAGTTACTGTCGCTGCCGTCCGGCTACCACCGCGACCTGCAAAGCAGCAAGGGCGCGATCTTCCACGGCTTCGGCCGCGGCCTGGCCGCGCTGGAACTGCTGCCGGCGCTGCTGGCCAACCTGGAGTGGCGCGAAGACAGGCTGCGCGCGGCGATCGACTCGGGCATGTACGCCACCGACGTCGCGGTCGAGGCGGCGCTGGCCGGCGTGCCGTTCCGCGAGGCCTACCAGGCGGCGGCTGCGTCGGCCGCCAGCGCAGGGCAGGGGCGCACGCCGGAAGGCAGCCTGGCCGCGCGGGTCTCGCCCGGCGCCGCCGCGGATCTGCGTCTGGCGGAACTGCAGGCGCGCTGGGACGCACTGGCCGGCTGA